The following proteins are encoded in a genomic region of Verrucomicrobiota bacterium:
- the fliG gene encoding flagellar motor switch protein FliG, whose translation MPPDLQRGTTQGFEGMTHLQRLAALLILLGEDSASILLKYFDDNERELISAEMANLPLMNLEQQTAVLKEFTEMALQANAALGGSVEYTKAVLEKSVGMFKAAEIIGRVSTRRTSVATMQQIIDMEPLAIVNLIKEEQPQTIALVISYLSAQKGAEVLLNLAEHLSEQVVERLATLSSTPIEVVETVGEVLSKKIGPKISRALNQTGGVKSAAAVLNVMDKTHRQNILNKLDERTPELVRSIRMKMFTFDDLAVLDSKALQKILREVDASRLAIALSAANENLRGALLGAISKRAADTVTDEISNLGRITLREIEQSQDSIIDIVRKLEAEGEISLDVGGQ comes from the coding sequence ATGCCTCCCGATTTGCAGCGAGGAACGACACAGGGCTTTGAGGGCATGACTCACCTACAGAGGTTGGCCGCACTCTTGATCCTCCTGGGCGAAGACAGCGCCAGTATCCTCCTCAAGTACTTTGACGATAACGAGCGCGAACTGATCTCGGCAGAAATGGCCAATCTTCCGCTGATGAATTTGGAGCAGCAAACCGCTGTCCTAAAGGAATTTACGGAAATGGCGCTCCAGGCGAATGCGGCATTGGGTGGCTCAGTCGAGTACACCAAGGCGGTTCTCGAGAAATCGGTGGGCATGTTCAAAGCAGCGGAAATCATCGGGCGTGTTTCGACCCGCCGAACCTCCGTGGCGACGATGCAGCAAATCATCGATATGGAGCCGCTAGCCATCGTAAACCTGATCAAAGAAGAACAACCTCAGACGATTGCGCTCGTGATCAGCTACCTTAGCGCGCAGAAGGGCGCGGAAGTTTTGCTGAACCTTGCCGAACACCTGAGCGAACAGGTCGTTGAACGCCTGGCCACGCTCTCGTCCACGCCGATTGAAGTTGTCGAGACTGTCGGTGAAGTGCTTTCCAAGAAGATCGGGCCAAAGATTTCCCGGGCGTTGAACCAAACCGGCGGTGTTAAATCCGCGGCGGCGGTCCTCAACGTAATGGACAAGACCCATCGGCAGAACATCCTCAACAAACTCGACGAGCGCACGCCGGAGTTGGTGCGATCTATCCGCATGAAGATGTTCACGTTCGACGATCTGGCCGTGCTCGACAGCAAGGCTTTGCAGAAGATCTTGCGGGAAGTCGATGCCTCCAGGCTCGCCATCGCGCTCAGCGCGGCGAACGAGAATCTGCGCGGCGCGTTGCTCGGCGCCATTTCAAAGCGCGCGGCAGACACGGTAACGGACGAAATCTCGAACCTGGGCCGGATTACTCTTCGGGAAATCGAACAATCTCAAGACA